One region of Ictalurus punctatus breed USDA103 chromosome 6, Coco_2.0, whole genome shotgun sequence genomic DNA includes:
- the nabp1a gene encoding SOSS complex subunit B2, which produces MSNINNDTVSLIKDVKPGSKNLHIVFIVLEIGRVTKTKDGHEVRSCKVADKSGSIAISVWDELGSLIQPGDIIRLTRGYASIWKGCLTLYTGRGGDLQKIGEFCMVYSEVPNFSEPNPELLAQANQQNKTGKEQRGNSPPNQNAPPSVQAGNGTMQTYPNNNTSQPANFPAPGRANGRVPGNGPSLVTVGQPAPPKPSVTISNGRDPRRASKR; this is translated from the exons ATGTCGAATATTAACAACGACACCGTGAGCTTGATTAAAGACGTAAAACCGGGATCTAAAAACCTGCATATCGTCTTTATAGTTTTGGAAATAG GTCGCGTGACTAAGACAAAGGACGGACACGAAGTGCGCTCGTGTAAAGTAGCGGATAAGAGCGGCAGTATCGCCATCTCCGTCTGGGATGAACTGGGCAGCCTCATCCAGCCTGGGGACATCATCCGCCTCACACGAGG CTATGCTTCTATTTGGAAGGGGTGTCTCACCTTGTACACAGGCCGAGGTGGAGATCTACAGAAAATCGGAGA GTTCTGCATGGTGTACTCAGAAGTTCCAAACTTCAGCGAGCCAAATCCTGAGCTGCTAGCCCAAGCCAACCAGCAGAACAAAACG GGTAAAGAACAGCGTGGAAACTCCCCACCTAATCAAAATGCACCACCCTCTGTCCAAGCAG GAAACGGCACCATGCAGACATATCCTAACAATAACACATCCCAGCCAGCTAACTTCCCAGCTCCCGGGAGAGCGAATGGCCGTGTTCCTGGAAACGGCCCGTCACTGGTCACTGTAGGACAGCCTGCACCTCCGAAACCGTCAGTCACCATCAGCAATGGCAGGGACCCTCGCCGTGCTTCCAAGAGATGA
- the c6h2orf69 gene encoding mitochondrial protein C2orf69 homolog, whose product MIWRWRIFTARSLCCVTVMSSSSSGSQGPGRAASPPGRLLRLSAVPGYEQHRLNDVLLLRPVPRETRATRSENAHVVFFPGDIQNFHQEMAMQPDASPWLSFSLERVALALGARFPGRHVWLVRPSLLHLHKFSCYTNFVSCDLFGAPKHSPDYGAIRHLRALLGYAMERAAIAEPLPPLGGASVPAPLPTGFSLILVGFSKGCVVLNQIVHELASAGTDPELRQFLASISDMYWLDGGHPGTGDTWVTDKQALGELASSGMAVHAHVTPYEVCDPARAWVGREHQCFVKTLEELGARITQNLHFEDEPACIANHFRVIEEF is encoded by the exons ATGATTTGGAGGTGGAGGATCTTTACAGCTCGGTCGCTGTGTTGTGTGACGGTGATGAGCAGCAGCAGTTCAGGAAGCCAGGGTCCGGGTCGGGCGGCGTCTCCCCCCGGCCGTCTCCTGCGCCTCTCCGCGGTACCAGGCTACGAGCAGCACCGCCTTAACGATGTCTTACTCCTGCGGCCCGTGCCGAGAGAAACACGGGCAACACGCAGCGAAAATGCACACGTCGTTTTTTTCCCCGGGGACATACAG AACTTCCATCAAGAGATGGCTATGCAGCCTGATGCATCTCCATGGCTCTCGTTCAGTCTGGAGCGAGTAGCTTTGGCACTGGGTGCCCGCTTCCCGGGCCGGCACGTGTGGCTGGTACGTCCATCACTGCTCCACCTGCACAAGTTCAGCTGCTACACCAACTTTGTTTCATGTGACCTCTTCGGTGCACCTAAACACTCACCTGACTATGGCGCCATACGCCACTTACGAGCCCTCCTGGGCTACGCCATGGAGCGAGCAGCCATCGCCGAGCCTCTGCCACCACTAGGAGGTGCCTCAGTGCCCGCTCCCCTCCCTACAGGCTTCTCGCTCATTTTAGTGGGCTTCAGTAAAGGCTGCGTGGTGCTGAATCAGATCGTACACGAGCTGGCGTCAGCCGGCACGGACCCCGAGCTGAGGCAGTTTCTGGCCAGCATCTCAGACATGTACTGGCTGGATGGCGGACACCCAGGCACCGGAGACACATGGGTGACGGACAAGCAGGCGTTGGGTGAGTTGGCATCTAGCGGAATGGCCGTGCATGCTCACGTCACTCCGTATGAAGTGTGCGACCCGGCGAGGGCGTGGGTGGGACGTGAGCATCAGTGCTTCGTTAAGACGCTGGAAGAACTCGGTGCACGCATCACGCAAAACCTCCACTTCGAGGACGAGCCAGCATGTATCGCAAACCACTTCCGGGTCATCGAGGAGTTCTGA
- the ftcdnl1 gene encoding formiminotransferase N-terminal subdomain-containing protein isoform X1, translating into MTSALGRRLVACLLNISEARERDVVEKVAQAAISHQHGGRRKGVTVLNIFSDHDYNRSVLTIVAGIELIGEVVLSASERAFSLIDMTVHEGIHPCMGAVDLVPFYPLGEEVSLEDCGKEARAVGTALTERVPGTSAFFFSWADIPLHRGLAHRRKELGWFRKGSNTATVRPDVGPPPIRRYGLTGIGASPYVMNCNVTIDTQDVSLGRDVAAAIRESSPGGIPGVQVMALPHEGTVEIACNVESVPAPAVGGESWPAFRVGEQKFCHAPASLITTRVAELARCQGVTTQGAALVGFTPLECKRLAERALSQDIGEFWKELHGVRM; encoded by the exons ATGACCTCTGCCCTGGGTCGCCGCCTGGTTGCGTGTCTTCTGAACATCTCTGAGGCTCGAGAAAGAGATGTGGTGGAGAAGGTGGCACAGGCAGCCATCAGCCACCAGCATG GAGGAAGACGAAAAGGTGTAACTGTCCTGAACATCTTCAGTGATCATGACTACAACCGTTCCGTTCTTACCATTGTGGCCGGCATTGAGCTAATCG GTGAGGTGGTTCTTTCAGCGTCTGAGCGGGCATTCTCGTTGATCGACATGACGGTGCATGAAGGAATTCACCCCTGCATGGGAGCTGTGGATCTTGTACCCTTCTACCCTCTGGGAGAGGAGGTGAGCTTGGAGGATTGTGGAAAGGAAGCTCGAG CTGTAGGCACTGCTCTGACCGAGCGAGTGCCAGGCACCAGTGCATTTTTCTTTAGCTGGGCAGATATACCACTGCATCGTGGCCTTGCACACCGGAGGAAAGAGCTGGGCTGGTTCAGGAAGGGTTCCAACACGGCCACCGTTCGGCCAGATGTTGGACCACCGCCCATTAGACGATATGGACTAACTG GTATTGGCGCAAGCCCTTATGTAATGAATTGCAACGTGACGATCGATACCCAGGATGTATCATTAGGGCGGGATGTAGCCGCAGCCATCCGAGAGTCCAGTCCAGGTGGAATCCCGGGGGTGCAGGTCATGGCTCTTCCTCATGAAGGTACTGTGGAAATTGCCTGCAATGTAGAAAGCGTACCAGCTCCAGCTGTTGGAGGGGAATCATGGCCAGCATTCAGAGTTGGGGAGCAGAAATTCTGCCACGCTCCAGCATCACTCATTACCACGCGGGTAGCAGAACTGGCCAGATGCCAGGGTGTGACGACACAAGGAGCAGCGCTGGTTGGGTTCACACCGCTCGAGTGTAAGAGACTGGCTGAGAGAGCGCTGTCTCAAGATATCGGAGAGTTCTGGAAGGAGCTACATGGAGTGCGCATGTAG
- the ftcdnl1 gene encoding formiminotransferase N-terminal subdomain-containing protein isoform X2, whose amino-acid sequence MTSALGRRLVACLLNISEARERDVVEKVAQAAISHQHGGRRKGVTVLNIFSDHDYNRSVLTIVAGIELIGEVVLSASERAFSLIDMTVHEGIHPCMGAVDLVPFYPLGEEVSLEDCGKEARGIGASPYVMNCNVTIDTQDVSLGRDVAAAIRESSPGGIPGVQVMALPHEGTVEIACNVESVPAPAVGGESWPAFRVGEQKFCHAPASLITTRVAELARCQGVTTQGAALVGFTPLECKRLAERALSQDIGEFWKELHGVRM is encoded by the exons ATGACCTCTGCCCTGGGTCGCCGCCTGGTTGCGTGTCTTCTGAACATCTCTGAGGCTCGAGAAAGAGATGTGGTGGAGAAGGTGGCACAGGCAGCCATCAGCCACCAGCATG GAGGAAGACGAAAAGGTGTAACTGTCCTGAACATCTTCAGTGATCATGACTACAACCGTTCCGTTCTTACCATTGTGGCCGGCATTGAGCTAATCG GTGAGGTGGTTCTTTCAGCGTCTGAGCGGGCATTCTCGTTGATCGACATGACGGTGCATGAAGGAATTCACCCCTGCATGGGAGCTGTGGATCTTGTACCCTTCTACCCTCTGGGAGAGGAGGTGAGCTTGGAGGATTGTGGAAAGGAAGCTCGAG GTATTGGCGCAAGCCCTTATGTAATGAATTGCAACGTGACGATCGATACCCAGGATGTATCATTAGGGCGGGATGTAGCCGCAGCCATCCGAGAGTCCAGTCCAGGTGGAATCCCGGGGGTGCAGGTCATGGCTCTTCCTCATGAAGGTACTGTGGAAATTGCCTGCAATGTAGAAAGCGTACCAGCTCCAGCTGTTGGAGGGGAATCATGGCCAGCATTCAGAGTTGGGGAGCAGAAATTCTGCCACGCTCCAGCATCACTCATTACCACGCGGGTAGCAGAACTGGCCAGATGCCAGGGTGTGACGACACAAGGAGCAGCGCTGGTTGGGTTCACACCGCTCGAGTGTAAGAGACTGGCTGAGAGAGCGCTGTCTCAAGATATCGGAGAGTTCTGGAAGGAGCTACATGGAGTGCGCATGTAG